The nucleotide window CTATAGCAAGGAccccttgttttttttttttttttttttgataaaagaaactgatctcattaagaCATAAGTCCGATTACAATAATACACAAACAGAAATCGAGTAGAACAActacttcatttcttttgtgacaATAGAAAAGATACATGAGGGACATGTTTCAAGATCATATTGATCCTCTGTGCAGTCCAGGGCAAATTTGGCTAGGTGATGTGCTGCCATGTTAGCTTCTCGGAAAGTATGCACCACTGACCATCAAGCAAAAGAATTTAGTACCACCCTTGCATCTTCCACCAGACAGCCACCCAAACTCCAGTTCTTTGGTTGGTGGTTCATTAAATCTACTACTTGCTTTGAATCCCCCTCCAACAGACATTGTGTTATGCCCATCTCTCTGCAGAAAACTGCTGCTAGGAGTATGCCATAGGCTTCAGCATCGAAGGGAGTTCCTTTGAAGGATTTGTTTGCCTGTAGGCTTCCAATAGGGAAACCTTGGTGATCTTTGATGAGCACTCCAATTCCTATATGCCCTTCCCTTTGATTTACAGCCGCATCCCAGTTGACTTTAAAAGAACCAACCTCAGGCTTTGACCACTTTTGAGTCCCTACATGAGTTGTGGGATTGACAACTGGCTCCTCTGTGAGAGTTTCCCTGTATGCTACCAGTTCTGCCTTGGCTAGTTGGTGGAGAGCAGTTGGATGTTTGAAATATTTACCATAAAGAGTGTTGTTCCTTCTAGTCCATATGCCCCTCATAGTAGCTGCCACTTCTTCAAGTTCCTCTAAACTAAGCCTCTCCACCATTCTCGACCAGATATCAAATATTAAATCACTTTGAAAAGATAGTTTTTGCACCTTTATAACTCCCTGGCCCCACACATCCTTTGCAGCAATGCAGCCCCACAGAACATGACCAGAAGTTTCAGGCTCCAGCTTACAAATCAGACATGAACTTTGTTCCACTACTTTCCTCCTTCTCAGATTTGCAAGAGTTGGTAAGGCCTCCTTGCATGCTCTCCATAGGAACATTTTAGTAGCAGGGGTTACTCTCAGcttccaaatagccttccaagcttgtttttcattaacttttctTGAGGTCTCCCCTTCTCGTCCACACTCTAAACTTTTACTGAGGTGATATCCACTCTTGACAGTATATCTCCCTTGTGTAGTAAATTGCCAGACTAATTGGTCCTCTCTCCCCCCAAAACTGATTGGTATAGATTTAATATCATCAATTTCCTGTTGGGTGAAGAGCTCTTTGAGAAAAGGTTCCTTCCACTTCTGCACTTGGGGGTCAATTAGATCACAAACCTTTTCACACCAACAATCCCCATCTCGAATGGACTAAATCTTATATGGATGAGAGAAAGGCAGCCATTTGTCTGACCAAATATTGATTTGTTTtccattccccaccctccatatgAGACCTTCCTTTAACAGCCTTAAACCTGCATGAATACTTCTCTAAGCAAAGGATGGCCCTGTCCCCACTTTGGCTTCTAACAGCCCCACTTTGCTGAAATACTTTTGCTTAAGAACCCTGGCCACCAGAGAGTTTGGGTTTTGTAAAATTCTCTAACCTTGCTTTGAGAGTAAGGCTAGATTAAAACTTCTCAAATCTCGAAACCCAAGCCCTCCCATGTCTTTGCTGAAACTGAGCTGTTTCCAATTCACCCACTGAATCTTGGAGCTATCTTCATTGAATCTCCACCAGAATTTCCTGAGTAGTTGAGTTATTTTGCTAGTGATGGAGGCTGGTATTAAGAACATACCCATGGCATAGGTAGGTATGGCTTGAAGGACTGCTTTGAGGAGAACTTCTTTCCCTGCTGCTTATAGAAATTTGTTTTTCCAGTTTGTCACTCGACTCCATGTCCTATCAATTAGTGAATGGAATGATGCCACCTTTGCTCTTCCCACCATTGCAAGTAGACCCAAGTATCTTTCAAAAGAGCCAGAGGATTTAACTCCTGCAATCtccaaaatttgtttttgaactgCTTGGCTATTATTCCTgctgaaaaaaatagaggatttgTCTTTATTTATCACCTATCCTGAGGCCTTCTCATATATATCTAGTAAGTTGAGCACATGTCTAAGTTCCTCGGTTGAAGCTTGGCAGAAGAGcaggctatcatctgcaaagaaaagGTGGTTCACTGATACTGAGCCTCTTCCAAAAGGGATAGGGGTCAAAACACCATAGCTTTCAGCTTTGTTTAGCAGGGCAgtgagggcttctgcacataGAATGAAGAGGTAGGGGGAtaaagggtcaccttgtctaagGCCCCTTAAAGGCAAAAAGGACCTTTGAGGCTCACCATTAACCAGTATTGAGTATATTACAGATTGGAGACAGGTCTGAATTAAGTTGATCCATTTTGGAGGGAACTCCATTTTGGCCATTGTAGCTTCAACAAACTGCCATTTCACCCTATCGtaggccttactcatatctaatTTCATAGCCATAAAACCTCTTTTGCCTTTCATTTTTGAGTTCATGGTATGAAAGATCTCATAGGCAACTAGAGTATTATCAGAAATGAGCCTCCCgggtacaaatgcactttggttaTGTGAAATGAGCTTAGGCAGGATGGCCTTCAGCCTGTTTGCAAGGGTTTTGGAGACTATTTTGTATACCACATTGCACAGGCTAATAGGTCTATAAATTGAGACTCTCttagggtttttaatttttggtatgaGGGTGATGTAAGTGTCATTAACCTCCTTAAGGGATCCACCCTGGTTTAGTACTTTGAGTGCGAAATTACTCACTTGTTCACCCACAACCTCCCAGTGCTTTTGATAAAACTGAGCTGGAAATCCATCAGGGCCAGGAGACCCTAGTGGATTCATCTGAAAATAGCCTCTGTTATGTGTTCTCTAGTGAAAGGGATCATTAACCATGCCTGCATctccaaatcaagttttgtttccaTAGCAGACAggcagttttcaaaatttgaggGGTAGGTGGAAGTAAATAGTGAAGAGAAGTAACCTGTAAACACACCTCCAATCT belongs to Juglans regia cultivar Chandler chromosome 8, Walnut 2.0, whole genome shotgun sequence and includes:
- the LOC108990733 gene encoding uncharacterized protein LOC108990733, which encodes MFLWRACKEALPTLANLRRRKVVEQSSCLICKLEPETSGHVLWGCIAAKDVWGQGVIKVQKLSFQSDLIFDIWSRMVERLSLEELEEVAATMRGIWTRRNNTLYGKYFKHPTALHQLAKAELVAYRETLTEEPVVNPTTHVGTQKWSKPEVGSFKVNWDAAVNQREGHIGIGVLIKDHQGFPIGSLQANKSFKGTPFDAEAYGILLAAVFCREMGITQCLLEGDSKQVVDLMNHQPKNWSLGGCLVEDARVVLNSFA